GACACTGAGAGTTTTGTGTACAGGCCAAAGAAAGTACAAAGCGAATCTCGAAAAGTGTTTTCGTTAATAATCATAGCAAAGTTAGCTTTCAACCCATGAAAGGTGCGCACAGAACCTTGTATAACTAAGAACTGGAAGTTGCACAGAGTATTAGCGCGAAATCGACAAGGAAACGCCCTTTTTGTTAGCTGTTAAACATGTTAAAAAGGAAATGTTTATTACCTCATAATCTGTTGAATACTAGCTACGACTTTATAATGTCAGTGATAGGTCTCTTTCGTTCGGTTGACAAAATGTCAACTTCGATTCTGTTTCACACGTTTTCATCTTTTCATTCCTGTTGCTCTTGTcggttatttattttaaaaattatatatcTTCAGTGCCTACATTTTTCCCAATGACAGCATTTTTAGTTGGATACTCACTGCTTCTGAATGCTTTAATGCTGTTATCTTCCCATATTGGTTGTACATAAGCGGAGTACAAGCGCAGGTGCTGTACTGAATAGCTATGTATCTTTAAAGACTATAGTGAACGCCCTAGAAACATCATTTTCAAAATCTCAAGCAGTTACAACAAACGCATCGCATTGATATGGGCAGCATTCAATAAATTTTAGGACCTTTTATGTGTCATCTTATTACGTTTCTTCAAATTTATTAACAGGCTGTTCAGTTTAGTGAATGTCAACATTTAAGTACAGTGAGAGAGACAGCTATATGAGTTCCACAATCCATTTACTCGCACAGACAGGGCTCTTTCGAAGGCCCTCAGTTCTAAACCACAGAAACGTATTGATTATTGTTAATACCTGTACTGAGAAACCATTTTATAAATTGCTGGTGGATCATACCATCAAACAGATAATTATGTGGGAGAAAATTCTGTCACTTAAGAACTACGGTAGTTAGTCaactaatgttcaaatggttcaaatggctctgagcactatgggactcaactgctgaggtcattagtcccctagaacttagagctagttaaacctaactaacctaaggacatcacaaacatccatgcccgaggcaggattcgaacctgcgaccgtagcggtcttgcggttccagactgcagcgcctttaaccgcacggccacttcggccggcagtcaacTAATGTTGCCATACTCTCACACTTGCGGTATGATGACTTTAGATGACACTCTGGTGTGTGAGCTGTAATATTTGCGATACTTGCTTACAAACCTGCCCGggaatgtattcgtgaaaacacctttgactTTGTGAAGCAGTTTGTTTACGCTGGACGCAGCTCCTTCTCCGGCCTACAACTCCATTTTGTGGACGTCTCTTCATAGCTCTGTTGACAGTTATTGCTTTCGGCTACAGCCGTTTCCACTTcatagttgaaagctgtcaaaaaagATACCAGGTCATGGCTGTCCTTGAGTTTCTCTACTGTAGGGTTGTCTCAACAGTAAAGATTAAGACTTCATATATAATTtgacattttttcacgcatctcagcgttTACGACGTTATGTCTCTTGAACTCCGTGATGTATAAATATGTATATGCCTAGGGACTTTCAGTGGCATATCTGGAAAATATACTGCGAGTAGATATAGTAGCAAAGAAATAagtttaaatgtcatgcatgacgCCGCAGTTTTTCAGGCTTCTCGGTATctgtcatatcatatcatatctccTGGGCGATGTATGGTACCGAGATACAATTGAATAGGTGCATTTAACAGCATATGTAGATGGAATCTGCAAAGTTTATTGCAAACAGAGGTAGTAGCATAGAAGTAACAAATTTACACGTCACGCATGATGCGGTAGTTCTTGACCCATCTCATTTTTGATGGCGTCATAGCTCCTGGCCTGTGATAGATAGGTGGCTCTTAGCCTAACAGCCATTGTTGGCTGACGGTAAGGGATTTGGTTgtaatcgatccagtggtttaagaGAAAAATACACAGACACATATATCCATTTGTAAAACATGTATGGATTCCAGTCAAAATGACTCGTATATTGTTTATGGAACAAAGCAATAGCTGGTTGCACAGAAcgcacgctctcggaattttattaGTAAGCTTCTCTGTGTCGtataatgcctctcttgcagcgtggCAACTGcatgaacatctctgtaacgcttttgtCGTTAATGAACGAACACGTGACAAAAGTCAAAGGGCATCTTTGTATCGTCATTCTCTTCTCTGATAGTCCTACCTGACAAAGCTGCGTGATCAACAAAACCGAATACTTGATAGAACAAGTGAGTCGACTGCCACTTCATTCCTTACATATTTTGCGACAAATTTCGGCCTATCATCTGATTTTCCTAGAACTTGTGTGTGATGCTACCTAGGTCTCTGTGCTTCCTCCGAAATATGTACATCTTATGACCGGAATCCACAGATACCAGAATATCTGTTCCCCCCTGTGACACGAAGGGTTGTTACGGATTGGCGAAAGCAACGCCTATCACATCTCCCATgaataaagtggttcaaatggctctgagcactatgggactcaactgctgaggtcattagtcccctagaacttagaactagttaaacctaactaacctaaggacatcacgaacatccatgcccgaggcaggattcgaacctgcgaccgtagcggtcttgcggttccagactgcagcgcctttaaccgcacggccatgaaTAAAGTGGTCAGCAGCGGAACGATGATGCTCAGTTTTTGCTAAAAAATGATGCTGCACTTGTAACTAAATTTCATACTATGAAGGTTACTAAATATGCAAAAGCGCAACTTTGCGCATGTTTGCACGATTGAAGTCAGTAAGGAATTTCTAAGGTAAGAGGTTAATTGGAGTTGCAAGCTTGGGCAGACTTCTCTGTGTCATTGAACTGTACGAATATGACGAGGTAGGTGACCACACCAGTCGCCATGGACGACAGGTTGGAAAGATCTATGGTGAACAAGCCACTCGCTGTGAAACGCAGGCGGCGGTGCAGCAGCTGCAGTGAGAAGAGCTTCAGCTGTCGACGTACGCTGGCGCCAGTGGTTCCGTAGTCCATTGGCGACAGCAGAACCTTGTTCACCAGGTCCGCAGTGCGGCGGATTTCACTGCTGGCTTTGCTGCAGGACCACGTGATTGCCAGAATGCCGCCAACGTGGACAACAACCCACATTACTGAAACGTATACCATGGAGTCCATTTTATCTCGGGTAAACACCTGCAAAGAGAACATTTCTATGTTTAGTTATTCGCCGTCAGTGTTCTTATCATCAAGTGTATTGTTAAATCCACCTTACCATGAGGGAAGATCAGAAAAGAGAAAATGAGTTAGTTACGAACTTTGAATTCGACGTCAGTTATTGGTTGCAGTTGATTGCAGTGTTTCTTGTATCTTCTTGCATGCGATATTATTTAACACCATGTTACAAATTAAAAATGATAACAGAAAATTGTGATGCTAATTATATAAAATTTCACGATCATATTAATGATCGTAAGTTTAATATTTCAAAATCAATTTCAACAGTGTGATCATAATCCTAAACATCTGTGACGTCAACAGCAGCACGAATTCTAATGCATATAACAGCATAAGTCTGACCATCTGAGAGGTATAAAGGTAGTTATGGAGGTAGCTTTAGGAAAATAAATAGCATGGCACCAAATGATACAGTCTTTGTGATAAAGTACATAGTTGTGCTATACAGTTTTTCACCTCTGTTTTTAACGCCTTCGATGGTTTCTGTACAggtcatttacaatttttgtttaataatGTGTGCACGCGGACGCGTCTAAATCGACCATACGACTGCGATTGCCTCACTTGGCTTGCTGTTATGGGATGAAATTATTTATACCTCAGATTGGCCGATAAATACGTTGTTATTAGGTACTTCTGCTAATCCCAATACTTCGTATAGTTAGAGAAGTTTTATCCAAAGACAGTTTATCGAAAGACAGCTGTAACGAGACTTTCATTTCGACCAGTTTAGTATTGTGAGTGATAAGTAATTACGAGTGGAACTGGGAAGAAAGGAGATTTGGGGTATAACGTGACTAGGTCAAGGGTTCTATTCATAGGACACATTAAGAAACATCAAAGAACCGtcatttaatattggagggaatgGGTTGATGGACACATAACGCACAGGGAAAGCAATGGACGAGTACAACAATTAGCTTCACCTGAATTTGGGTTGCAGTACTttttcggagatgaaaaggcttctACAGGGTCTagcggagacctgcatcaaaccagtcttcagattgaagaggaCAAAACAATAACAAGTAAAATGTCCAGAGAGACCCTAATATGAATTAGAATAATTGTAAACTAATGGCATATTATAACCATatggctattgagaaaatttgaagGCTTCTGTACTTTTACTTTTCTAAAATTTATGTTATAAACGTCAGtcgtcagtttctgtgtttcttaagAAATGTAGTCGAGCTGTTTAGCTGGATGGTTATGTGTTTGTCTACGATGCAACGGGCCCGGGttggatttccggccgggttggagattttctccaatcgtggatttgtgttgtcctcatcttttcatcatcatcatcaccgacacgcaagtcgcccagtgtggcgtcacgtGAAATAAGATTTACAACCCGACGGCCGAACTTGCTCCCGGGCAACAGTGCCGcacaatcattacttttttttttaaagaaatgcgaaGTATTGTGTTACGGTGTAGATTTTCGATGCAGCAGTGGATCGTCTTCATTACGAGACATATTATTACGGACATTGAAAGGGCAGCGATTAACCTTAAATAATCTGTGCCATGTGTCGTTCAAGTGCCggcccgtgtgaccgagcggttcttggcacttcagtttggagccgcgcaaccactacggttgcaggtatgaatactgccttgggcatggatgtgtgtgatgtccttaggttagttacgtttaagtagttctatgttctaagggactgatgacctcagatgataagtcctatagtgctcagagacatttttttgcaTTGCGCGGCGCGTATCACCGATTCACCAGGTCTCCAGTATCACCGTAGCG
This sequence is a window from Schistocerca americana isolate TAMUIC-IGC-003095 chromosome 4, iqSchAmer2.1, whole genome shotgun sequence. Protein-coding genes within it:
- the LOC124613336 gene encoding putative gustatory receptor 2a, with protein sequence MDPNRADTLRKQQTENAKRQTDHTKLPGEAEEVRRLRQVHDHVCDVAKLIDDGYGLSMLSCLATHFINCIISLNLCLSIKLQYQVFTRDKMDSMVYVSVMWVVVHVGGILAITWSCSKASSEIRRTADLVNKVLLSPMDYGTTGASVRRQLKLFSLQLLHRRLRFTASGLFTIDLSNLSSMATGVVTYLVIFVQFNDTEKSAQACNSN